One genomic region from Balaenoptera musculus isolate JJ_BM4_2016_0621 chromosome X, mBalMus1.pri.v3, whole genome shotgun sequence encodes:
- the GPR101 gene encoding probable G-protein coupled receptor 101: MASTCTNSTRENSSHTCVPLSKMPISLAHGIIRSSVLLIFLTASFVGNIVLALVLQRKPQLLQVTNRFIFNLLVTDLLQISLVAPWVVATSVPFFWPLNSHFCTALVSLTHLFAFASVNTIVVVSVDRYLSIIHPLSYPAKMTPRRGYMLLYGTWIVAVLQSTPPLYGWGQAAFDERNALCSMIWGASPSYTILSVVSFIIIPLIVMTACYSVVFGAARRQHALLYNVKSHSLEVRAKDHVENEDEEGEKKDEFQGESEFHGQDEGEVKAKEGSVEAKDGSRKAKEGSVETGEGSVEAKGSEEVRESSLVAGEGSTKIQSSKKADKGRLEVTQCNIDLGEDDMEFGEDDIHFSEDDIEAVNITESLPVSHRNSTSDPPLPRCYQCKAAKVIFLIIFSYVLSLGPYCFLAVLAVWVDVQTKVPQWVITIIIWLFFLQCCIHPYIYGYMHKTIKKEIQDMLKKFFCKEKPPKEDSHPDLPGTEAGTEGGTEGKIIPSHDSATSP, translated from the coding sequence atGGCGTCCACCTGCACCAACAGCACGCGCGAAAACAGCAGCCACACGTGCGTGCCCCTCTCCAAAATGCCCATCAGCCTGGCGCACGGCATCATCCGCTCGAGCGTCCTGCTCATCTTCCTCACCGCCTCCTTCGTGGGCAACATAGTGCTGGCGCTCGTGCTGCAGCGCAAGCCGCAGCTGCTGCAGGTGACCAACCGCTTCATCTTTAACCTCCTCGTCACTGACCTGCTGCAGATTTCACTCGTGGCCCCCTGGGTGGTGGCCACCTCCGTGCCCTTTTTCTGGCCCCTCAACAGCCACTTCTGTACCGCCCTGGTTAGCCTCACTCACCTGTTCGCCTTTGCCAGCGTCAACACCATCGTCGTGGTGTCGGTGGATCGCTACCTGTCCATCATCCACCCTCTCTCCTACCCGGCCAAGATGACCCCGCGCCGGGGTTACATGCTCCTCTACGGCACCTGGATCGTGGCCGTCCTGCAGAGCACACCCCCACTCTATGGCTGGGGCCAGGCCGCCTTTGACGAGCGCAATGCCCTCTGCTCCATGATCTGGGGGGCCAGCCCCAGCTACACCATTCTCAGCGTCGTGTCCTTCATCATCATCCCGCTGATTGTCATGACTGCCTGCTACTCTGTGGTGTTCGGTGCAGCCCGCCGGCAGCACGCTCTGCTCTACAACGTCAAGAGCCACAGCTTGGAGGTGCGAGCCAAGGACCACGTGGAGAATGAGGacgaagagggagagaaaaaggatgaGTTCCAGGGTGAGAGCGAGTTCCACGGCCAGGATGAAGGTGAGGTCAAGGCCAAGGAGGGCAGTGTGGAAGCCAAGGATGGCAGCAGGAAGGCCAAAGAAGGGAGCGTGGAGACCGGTGAGGGGAGCGTGGAGGCCAAGGGCAGTGAGGAGGTCAGAGAAAGCAGCTTGGTGGCCGGCGAAGGCAGCACCAAAATTCAGAGCAGCAAGAAGGCAGACAAGGGCCGCCTAGAGGTCACCCAGTGCAACATTGACTTGGGTGAAGACGACATGGAGTTTGGTGAGGATGACATCCATTTCAGCGAGGATGACATCGAGGCGGTGAACATCACAGAGAGTCTCCCAGTCAGTCATCGAAACAGCACCAGCGACCCCCCTCTGCCCAGGTGCTACCAGTGCAAAGCTGCTAAAGTGATCTTCCTCATCATCTTCTCCTACGTGCTGTCCCTGGGGCCCTACTGCTTTCTAGCGGTTCTGGCCGTGTGGGTGGATGTCCAAACCAAGGTACCCCAGTGGGTGATCACCATAATTATCTGGCTTTTCTTCCTGCAGTGCTGCATCCACCCCTACATCTATGGCTACATGCACAAGACCATCAAGAAGGAGATCCAGGATATGCTGAAGAAGTTCTTCTGCAAGGAGAAGCCCCCCAAAGAAGACAGCCACCCAGACCTGCCCGGAACCGAAGCCGGCACCGAGGGTGGAACTGAAGGCAAGATCATCCCTTCTCATGATTCTGCCACTTCGCCTTGA